The following proteins are encoded in a genomic region of Canis lupus familiaris isolate Mischka breed German Shepherd chromosome 6, alternate assembly UU_Cfam_GSD_1.0, whole genome shotgun sequence:
- the NUBP2 gene encoding cytosolic Fe-S cluster assembly factor NUBP2 isoform X5, with protein MLRAQGRAVHQCDGGWVPVFVDQEQSISLMSVGFLLENPDEAVVWRGPKKNALIKQFVSDVAWGQLDYLVVDTPPGTSDEHMATVDALRPYSPLGALVVTTPQAVSVGDVRRELTFCRKTGLQVLGVVENMSGFVCPHCAECTNVFSRGGGEELATLAGVPFLGSVPLDPELCGSLEEGRDFIRDFPKSSAFPALFSIAQKVLSQAPARLS; from the exons ATGCTGCGGGCACAGGGCAGGGCTGTGCACCAGTGTGACGGCGGCTGGGTACCGGTCTTTGTGGACCAGGAGCAGAGCATCTCCCTCATGTCCGTGGGCTTCCTGCTGGAGAACCCCGACGAGGCCGTGGTGTGGAGGGGCCCCAAGAAGAACG CACTCATAAAGCAGTTCGTGTCTGATGTGGCCTGGGGGCAGCTGGACTACCTGGTCGTGGACACGCCGCCGGGAACCTCTGATGAGCACATGGCCACCGTGGACGCCCTGCGCCCCTACAGTCCCCTGGGGGCCCTCGTGGTCACTACGCCCCAG GCGGTGTCCGTGGGGGACGTGAGGCGGGAGCTGACCTTCTGTCGGAAGACAGGGCTGCAGGTGCTCGGGGTCGTGGAGAACATGAGTGGCTTCGTCTGCCCACACTGCGCA GAGTGCACCAACGTCTTCTCCCGAGGAGGCGGGGAGGAGCTGGCCACGCTCGCCGGAGTCCCGTTCCTGG GCTCCGTGCCTCTGGACCCTGAGCTCTGCGGGAGTCTCGAGGAAGGGCGAGACTTCATCAGGGACTTCCCTAAGAGTTCTGCCTTCCCCGCGCTCTTCTCCATAGCCCAGAAGGTTCTGAGCCAGGCACCCGCTCGGCTCTCCTAA
- the NUBP2 gene encoding cytosolic Fe-S cluster assembly factor NUBP2 isoform X1 encodes MGTAAGPGNLAGVRHILLVLSGKGGVGKSTISAELALALRHAGKKVGILDVDLCGPSIPRMLRAQGRAVHQCDGGWVPVFVDQEQSISLMSVGFLLENPDEAVVWRGPKKNGNAAVRLPASPSCPRGTHKSMRESCGSCAPSAPGFSALIKQFVSDVAWGQLDYLVVDTPPGTSDEHMATVDALRPYSPLGALVVTTPQAVSVGDVRRELTFCRKTGLQVLGVVENMSGFVCPHCAECTNVFSRGGGEELATLAGVPFLGSVPLDPELCGSLEEGRDFIRDFPKSSAFPALFSIAQKVLSQAPARLS; translated from the exons ATGGGTACGGCGGCTG GGCCCGGAAACCTGGCAGGCGTCCGGCACATCCTCCTCGTGCTCTCGGGGAAGGGGGGCGTGGGGAAGAGCACCATCTCCGCGGAGCTGGCCTTGGCCCTGCGCCATGCCGGCAAGAAG GTGGGGATCCTCGACGTGGACCTGTGCGGCCCCAGCATCCCCCGCATGCTGCGGGCACAGGGCAGGGCTGTGCACCAGTGTGACGGCGGCTGGGTACCGGTCTTTGTGGACCAGGAGCAGAGCATCTCCCTCATGTCCGTGGGCTTCCTGCTGGAGAACCCCGACGAGGCCGTGGTGTGGAGGGGCCCCAAGAAGAACGGTAACGCCGCAGTCCGCCTTCCCGCTTCTCCCAGCTGCCCCCGTGGCACCCACAAGTCAATGCGGGAGTCCTGTGGGAGCTGCGCGCCGTCCGCCCCAGGGTTTTCGG CACTCATAAAGCAGTTCGTGTCTGATGTGGCCTGGGGGCAGCTGGACTACCTGGTCGTGGACACGCCGCCGGGAACCTCTGATGAGCACATGGCCACCGTGGACGCCCTGCGCCCCTACAGTCCCCTGGGGGCCCTCGTGGTCACTACGCCCCAG GCGGTGTCCGTGGGGGACGTGAGGCGGGAGCTGACCTTCTGTCGGAAGACAGGGCTGCAGGTGCTCGGGGTCGTGGAGAACATGAGTGGCTTCGTCTGCCCACACTGCGCA GAGTGCACCAACGTCTTCTCCCGAGGAGGCGGGGAGGAGCTGGCCACGCTCGCCGGAGTCCCGTTCCTGG GCTCCGTGCCTCTGGACCCTGAGCTCTGCGGGAGTCTCGAGGAAGGGCGAGACTTCATCAGGGACTTCCCTAAGAGTTCTGCCTTCCCCGCGCTCTTCTCCATAGCCCAGAAGGTTCTGAGCCAGGCACCCGCTCGGCTCTCCTAA
- the NUBP2 gene encoding cytosolic Fe-S cluster assembly factor NUBP2 isoform X4 — protein sequence MLRAQGRAVHQCDGGWVPVFVDQEQSISLMSVGFLLENPDEAVVWRGPKKNGNAAVRLPASPSCPRGTHKSMRESCGSCAPSAPGFSALIKQFVSDVAWGQLDYLVVDTPPGTSDEHMATVDALRPYSPLGALVVTTPQAVSVGDVRRELTFCRKTGLQVLGVVENMSGFVCPHCAECTNVFSRGGGEELATLAGVPFLGSVPLDPELCGSLEEGRDFIRDFPKSSAFPALFSIAQKVLSQAPARLS from the exons ATGCTGCGGGCACAGGGCAGGGCTGTGCACCAGTGTGACGGCGGCTGGGTACCGGTCTTTGTGGACCAGGAGCAGAGCATCTCCCTCATGTCCGTGGGCTTCCTGCTGGAGAACCCCGACGAGGCCGTGGTGTGGAGGGGCCCCAAGAAGAACGGTAACGCCGCAGTCCGCCTTCCCGCTTCTCCCAGCTGCCCCCGTGGCACCCACAAGTCAATGCGGGAGTCCTGTGGGAGCTGCGCGCCGTCCGCCCCAGGGTTTTCGG CACTCATAAAGCAGTTCGTGTCTGATGTGGCCTGGGGGCAGCTGGACTACCTGGTCGTGGACACGCCGCCGGGAACCTCTGATGAGCACATGGCCACCGTGGACGCCCTGCGCCCCTACAGTCCCCTGGGGGCCCTCGTGGTCACTACGCCCCAG GCGGTGTCCGTGGGGGACGTGAGGCGGGAGCTGACCTTCTGTCGGAAGACAGGGCTGCAGGTGCTCGGGGTCGTGGAGAACATGAGTGGCTTCGTCTGCCCACACTGCGCA GAGTGCACCAACGTCTTCTCCCGAGGAGGCGGGGAGGAGCTGGCCACGCTCGCCGGAGTCCCGTTCCTGG GCTCCGTGCCTCTGGACCCTGAGCTCTGCGGGAGTCTCGAGGAAGGGCGAGACTTCATCAGGGACTTCCCTAAGAGTTCTGCCTTCCCCGCGCTCTTCTCCATAGCCCAGAAGGTTCTGAGCCAGGCACCCGCTCGGCTCTCCTAA
- the IGFALS gene encoding insulin-like growth factor-binding protein complex acid labile subunit isoform X1, which translates to MESGPVGLGWAGRPRGAGCPGSGEIRGQAQPAPAEASSSRPACAPPRSRMALIRGGPVLAMLLVSWAALGPRGLQAAEPGVPGAPESLQCPAACTCGHDDYMDELSVFCSSRNLTSVPDGIPAGARALWLDGNNLSSIPEAAFQNLSSLGFLNLQGSGLASLEPRALLGLQQLRHLHLERNQLRGLGAHTFLHTPGLASLGLSNNMLGRVDEGLFRGLADLWDLHLGWNGLAVLPDAAFQGLASLRELVLAGNKLAYLQPPLFCGLGELRELDLSRNALRSVKANVFVKLPKLQKLYLDHNVIAAVAPGAFLGMKALRWLDLSHNRVAGLLEDTFPGLLGLHVLRLSHNAIAGLRPRTFRDLHFLEELRLGHNRIRQLPDKAFEGLGQLEVLTLNDNQIREIEAGAFVGLLSVAVMNLSGNCLRSLPERTFQGLGRLHSLHLERGCLGRVRPHAFAGLSGLRRLFLKHNGITAVDEQGLWGLAELLELDLTANRLTHLPARAFQGLGKLEYLLLSGNQLAALAADSLRPLQRLFWLDVSHNRLEGLPDGELAELGQLRYLSLTNNSLRIFTPPATGLERLWLGDNPWDCGCALGALRALALREPGVVPRLVQAAPEGDDGQPPIYVSNNITCAGPPGVSGLDLRDVTDAHFAQC; encoded by the exons ATGGAATCGGGGCCAgtcgggctgggctgggctggccggCCACGGGGTGCTGGCTGCCCCGGCAGTGGGGAAATCAGAGGGCAGGCGCAGCCGGCCCCAGCAGAAGCATCCAGCTCAAGGCCTGCCTGCGCTCCGCCCCGCAGCCGGATGGCCCTGATCAGAG GAGGCCCGGTCCTGGCCATGCTGCTGGTCTCCTGGGCAGCGCTGGGCCCTCGCGGCCTGCAGGCAGCAGAGCCCGGGGTTCCAGGGGCCCCCGAGAGCCTGCAGTGCCCGGCCGCCTGCACCTGCGGCCACGACGACTACATGGACGAGCTCAGCGTCTTCTGCAGCTCCCGGAACCTCACGAGTGTGCCCGATGGCATCCCGGCCGGTGCCAGGGCCCTGTGGCTGGATGGCAACAACCTGTCCTCCATCCCCGAGGCGGCCTTCCAGAACCTCTCCAGCCTGGGCTTCCTGAACCTACAGGGCAGCGGGCTGGCCAGCCTGGAGCCGCGGGCACTGCTCGGCCTGCAGCAGCTCCGCCACCTACACCTGGAGCGGAACCAGCTGCGCGGCCTGGGGGCCCACACCTTCCTGCACACGCCGGGCCTGGCCTCGCTCGGCCTCAGCAACAACATGCTGGGCCGGGTGGACGAGGGCCTCTTCCGGGGCCTGGCCGACCTCTGGGACCTGCACCTGGGCTGGAACGGCCTGGCCGTGCTCCCCGACGCCGCCTTCCAGGGCCTGGCCAGCCTGCGCGAGCTGGTGCTGGCGGGCAACAAGCTGGCCTACCTGCAGCCCCCACTCTTCTGCGGCCTGGGGGAGCTCCGGGAGCTGGACCTGAGCAGGAACGCCCTGCGCAGCGTCAAGGCCAACGTGTTCGTCAAGCTGCCCAAGCTGCAGAAGCTCTACCTGGACCACAACGTCATCGCTGCCGTGGCGCCCGGTGCCTTCCTGGGCATGAAGGCGCTGCGCTGGCTGGACCTGTCGCACAACCGCGTGGCCGGCCTCCTGGAGGACACCTTCCCTGGCCTGCTGGGCCTGCACGTCCTGCGCCTGTCACACAACGCCATTGCCGGCCTGCGGCCGCGCACCTTCCGAGATCTGCACTTCCTGGAGGAGCTGCGGCTCGGCCACAACCGCATCCGGCAGCTGCCTGACAAGGCCTTCGAGGGCCTGGGCCAGCTGGAGGTGCTGACACTCAACGACAACCAGATCCGTGAGATCGAGGCAGGCGCCTTCGTCGGCCTGCTCAGCGTGGCTGTCATGAACCTGTCTGGGAACTGCCTGCGGAGCCTCCCCGAGCGCACCTTCCAGGGCCTGGGCCGGCTGCACAGCCTCCACCTGGAGCGCGGCTGCCTGGGCCGTGTCCGCCCGCACGCCTTCGCTGGCCTGTCGGGGCTGCGGCGGCTCTTCCTCAAGCACAACGGCATCACAGCCGTGGACGAGCAGGGCCTGTGGGGGCTGGCGGAGCTGCTGGAGCTGGACCTCACAGCCAACCGGCTCACGCACCTGCCGGCGCGGGCCTTCCAGGGCCTGGGCAAGCTGGAGTACCTGCTGCTCTCGGGCAACCAGCTGGCGGCGCTGGCAGCCGACTCCCTGCGGCCCCTGCAGCGTCTCTTCTGGCTGGACGTGTCGCACAACCGCCTGGAGGGGCTGCCGGATGGCGAGCTGGCCGAGCTGGGGCAGCTGCGCTACCTGAGCCTCACCAACAACTCCCTGCGGATCTTCACGCCGCCGGCCACCGGCCTGGAGCGCCTCTGGCTTGGGGACAACCCCTGGGACTGCGGCTGCGCACTCGGTGCCCTCAGGGCCTTGGCTCTGCGGGAGCCGGGCGTCGTGCCGCGCCTCGTCCAGGCCGCGCCCGAGGGGGACGATGGCCAGCCACCCATCTATGTTTCCAACAACATCACCTGCGCCGGCCCCCCGGGCGTCTCAGGCCTCGACCTGCGTGACGTCACCGACGCCCACTTTGCTCAGTGCTGA
- the NUBP2 gene encoding cytosolic Fe-S cluster assembly factor NUBP2 isoform X3, translating into MGTAAGPGNLAGVRHILLVLSGKGGVGKSTISAELALALRHAGKKVGILDVDLCGPSIPRMLRAQGRAVHQCDGGWVPVFVDQEQSISLMSVGFLLENPDEAVVWRGPKKNALIKQFVSDVAWGQLDYLVVDTPPGTSDEHMATVDALRPYSPLGALVVTTPQAVSVGDVRRELTFCRKTGLQVLGVVENMSGFVCPHCAECTNVFSRGGGEELATLAGVPFLGSVPLDPELCGSLEEGRDFIRDFPKSSAFPALFSIAQKVLSQAPARLS; encoded by the exons ATGGGTACGGCGGCTG GGCCCGGAAACCTGGCAGGCGTCCGGCACATCCTCCTCGTGCTCTCGGGGAAGGGGGGCGTGGGGAAGAGCACCATCTCCGCGGAGCTGGCCTTGGCCCTGCGCCATGCCGGCAAGAAG GTGGGGATCCTCGACGTGGACCTGTGCGGCCCCAGCATCCCCCGCATGCTGCGGGCACAGGGCAGGGCTGTGCACCAGTGTGACGGCGGCTGGGTACCGGTCTTTGTGGACCAGGAGCAGAGCATCTCCCTCATGTCCGTGGGCTTCCTGCTGGAGAACCCCGACGAGGCCGTGGTGTGGAGGGGCCCCAAGAAGAACG CACTCATAAAGCAGTTCGTGTCTGATGTGGCCTGGGGGCAGCTGGACTACCTGGTCGTGGACACGCCGCCGGGAACCTCTGATGAGCACATGGCCACCGTGGACGCCCTGCGCCCCTACAGTCCCCTGGGGGCCCTCGTGGTCACTACGCCCCAG GCGGTGTCCGTGGGGGACGTGAGGCGGGAGCTGACCTTCTGTCGGAAGACAGGGCTGCAGGTGCTCGGGGTCGTGGAGAACATGAGTGGCTTCGTCTGCCCACACTGCGCA GAGTGCACCAACGTCTTCTCCCGAGGAGGCGGGGAGGAGCTGGCCACGCTCGCCGGAGTCCCGTTCCTGG GCTCCGTGCCTCTGGACCCTGAGCTCTGCGGGAGTCTCGAGGAAGGGCGAGACTTCATCAGGGACTTCCCTAAGAGTTCTGCCTTCCCCGCGCTCTTCTCCATAGCCCAGAAGGTTCTGAGCCAGGCACCCGCTCGGCTCTCCTAA
- the NUBP2 gene encoding cytosolic Fe-S cluster assembly factor NUBP2 isoform X2 → MGPGNLAGVRHILLVLSGKGGVGKSTISAELALALRHAGKKVGILDVDLCGPSIPRMLRAQGRAVHQCDGGWVPVFVDQEQSISLMSVGFLLENPDEAVVWRGPKKNGNAAVRLPASPSCPRGTHKSMRESCGSCAPSAPGFSALIKQFVSDVAWGQLDYLVVDTPPGTSDEHMATVDALRPYSPLGALVVTTPQAVSVGDVRRELTFCRKTGLQVLGVVENMSGFVCPHCAECTNVFSRGGGEELATLAGVPFLGSVPLDPELCGSLEEGRDFIRDFPKSSAFPALFSIAQKVLSQAPARLS, encoded by the exons ATGG GGCCCGGAAACCTGGCAGGCGTCCGGCACATCCTCCTCGTGCTCTCGGGGAAGGGGGGCGTGGGGAAGAGCACCATCTCCGCGGAGCTGGCCTTGGCCCTGCGCCATGCCGGCAAGAAG GTGGGGATCCTCGACGTGGACCTGTGCGGCCCCAGCATCCCCCGCATGCTGCGGGCACAGGGCAGGGCTGTGCACCAGTGTGACGGCGGCTGGGTACCGGTCTTTGTGGACCAGGAGCAGAGCATCTCCCTCATGTCCGTGGGCTTCCTGCTGGAGAACCCCGACGAGGCCGTGGTGTGGAGGGGCCCCAAGAAGAACGGTAACGCCGCAGTCCGCCTTCCCGCTTCTCCCAGCTGCCCCCGTGGCACCCACAAGTCAATGCGGGAGTCCTGTGGGAGCTGCGCGCCGTCCGCCCCAGGGTTTTCGG CACTCATAAAGCAGTTCGTGTCTGATGTGGCCTGGGGGCAGCTGGACTACCTGGTCGTGGACACGCCGCCGGGAACCTCTGATGAGCACATGGCCACCGTGGACGCCCTGCGCCCCTACAGTCCCCTGGGGGCCCTCGTGGTCACTACGCCCCAG GCGGTGTCCGTGGGGGACGTGAGGCGGGAGCTGACCTTCTGTCGGAAGACAGGGCTGCAGGTGCTCGGGGTCGTGGAGAACATGAGTGGCTTCGTCTGCCCACACTGCGCA GAGTGCACCAACGTCTTCTCCCGAGGAGGCGGGGAGGAGCTGGCCACGCTCGCCGGAGTCCCGTTCCTGG GCTCCGTGCCTCTGGACCCTGAGCTCTGCGGGAGTCTCGAGGAAGGGCGAGACTTCATCAGGGACTTCCCTAAGAGTTCTGCCTTCCCCGCGCTCTTCTCCATAGCCCAGAAGGTTCTGAGCCAGGCACCCGCTCGGCTCTCCTAA